A genome region from Leptodactylus fuscus isolate aLepFus1 chromosome 6, aLepFus1.hap2, whole genome shotgun sequence includes the following:
- the ADPRM gene encoding manganese-dependent ADP-ribose/CDP-alcohol diphosphatase isoform X2 — protein sequence MPEAEASKPPVLEEMEEPLFAFGVIADIQYADMDNGYNYTKTRLRYYRNSLLLLQGAVQEWASESAPPQFILQLGDIIDGFNVKYKSSETSLNKVLSEIDKLKTPVHHIWGNHEFYNFSRKQLLESRLNSSSLQDTLTTSPEDGGDPLDSFYTYHFSPFPKFRLLLIDSYDFSVIGRDPSSDKHIKSSKFLRQKNPNEDKNSPKGLTETRFVQFNGGISAGQLHWINDVLEMSDKNNEKVMVAGHLPIHPDSTDPICLTWNYKEVLALLQSHPCVVAYFAGHDHDGGYFQDQCGIHHLTFNGIIETPPESQAFGTMYIYEDKMVLRGRGLVPDRTLLYRES from the exons AAGCTGAGGCCTCAAAGCCCCCGGTACTTGAAGAAATGGAAGAGCCTTTATTTGCGTTTGGAGTCATCGCTGATATCCAGTATGCCGACATGGACAATGGGTACAACTACACCAAGACGAGGCTGAGATACTACAGGAACAGTCTATTGTTGCTTCAAGGGGCGGTGCAAGAATGGGCCTCAGAGAGTGCCCCCCCTCAGTTCATCCTCCAACTTGGGGACATCATAGATGGTTTCAATGTCAAGTACAAGTCATCGGAGACTTCACTGAACAAGGTCTTGTCGGAGATTGATAAACTGAAGACACCCGTCCATCACATCTGGGGGAACCATGAATTCTACAATTTCAGTAGAAAACAGTTATTGGAGTCAAGACTGAACAGCTCGAGTCTCCAGGATACGTTGACGACATCTCCTGAAGATGGTGGAGACCCTCTTGACTCGTTCTACACTTATCACTTCAGTCCTTTCCCCAAATTTCGATTACTTCTAATTGACTCCTATGACTTTAGTGTAATTGGAAGAGATCCATCCAGTGACAAGCACATCAAGTCTTCGAAGTTCCTGAGACAGAAGAATCCAAATGAGGATAAGAACAGTCCGAAAG GTCTTACCGAAACCCGGTTTGTCCAGTTTAATGGAGGAATCAGCGCCGGTCAGCTCCACTGGATCAATGATGTTCTGGAGATGTCGGATAAAAATAATGAGAAAGTGATGGTTGCAG GTCACCTCCCTATCCACCCCGATTCCACAGATCCCATATGTCTGACCTGGAACTACAAAGAGGTCCTCGCTCTTCTACAGTCCCACCCCTGCGTGGTGGCTTACTTTGCTGGTCATGATCATGATGGCGGCTACTTCCAGGACCAGTGTGGAATCCATCACTTAACCTTCAATGGCATCATAGAAACTCCCCCTGAGAGTCAAGCGTTTGGCACCATGTATATATACGAGGACAAAATGGTCCTAAGAGGTCGAGGGCTCGTCCCAGACAGAACGCTGCTCTACAGGGAGAGCTAG
- the ADPRM gene encoding manganese-dependent ADP-ribose/CDP-alcohol diphosphatase isoform X3, which translates to MEEPLFAFGVIADIQYADMDNGYNYTKTRLRYYRNSLLLLQGAVQEWASESAPPQFILQLGDIIDGFNVKYKSSETSLNKVLSEIDKLKTPVHHIWGNHEFYNFSRKQLLESRLNSSSLQDTLTTSPEDGGDPLDSFYTYHFSPFPKFRLLLIDSYDFSVIGRDPSSDKHIKSSKFLRQKNPNEDKNSPKGLTETRFVQFNGGISAGQLHWINDVLEMSDKNNEKVMVAGHLPIHPDSTDPICLTWNYKEVLALLQSHPCVVAYFAGHDHDGGYFQDQCGIHHLTFNGIIETPPESQAFGTMYIYEDKMVLRGRGLVPDRTLLYRES; encoded by the exons ATGGAAGAGCCTTTATTTGCGTTTGGAGTCATCGCTGATATCCAGTATGCCGACATGGACAATGGGTACAACTACACCAAGACGAGGCTGAGATACTACAGGAACAGTCTATTGTTGCTTCAAGGGGCGGTGCAAGAATGGGCCTCAGAGAGTGCCCCCCCTCAGTTCATCCTCCAACTTGGGGACATCATAGATGGTTTCAATGTCAAGTACAAGTCATCGGAGACTTCACTGAACAAGGTCTTGTCGGAGATTGATAAACTGAAGACACCCGTCCATCACATCTGGGGGAACCATGAATTCTACAATTTCAGTAGAAAACAGTTATTGGAGTCAAGACTGAACAGCTCGAGTCTCCAGGATACGTTGACGACATCTCCTGAAGATGGTGGAGACCCTCTTGACTCGTTCTACACTTATCACTTCAGTCCTTTCCCCAAATTTCGATTACTTCTAATTGACTCCTATGACTTTAGTGTAATTGGAAGAGATCCATCCAGTGACAAGCACATCAAGTCTTCGAAGTTCCTGAGACAGAAGAATCCAAATGAGGATAAGAACAGTCCGAAAG GTCTTACCGAAACCCGGTTTGTCCAGTTTAATGGAGGAATCAGCGCCGGTCAGCTCCACTGGATCAATGATGTTCTGGAGATGTCGGATAAAAATAATGAGAAAGTGATGGTTGCAG GTCACCTCCCTATCCACCCCGATTCCACAGATCCCATATGTCTGACCTGGAACTACAAAGAGGTCCTCGCTCTTCTACAGTCCCACCCCTGCGTGGTGGCTTACTTTGCTGGTCATGATCATGATGGCGGCTACTTCCAGGACCAGTGTGGAATCCATCACTTAACCTTCAATGGCATCATAGAAACTCCCCCTGAGAGTCAAGCGTTTGGCACCATGTATATATACGAGGACAAAATGGTCCTAAGAGGTCGAGGGCTCGTCCCAGACAGAACGCTGCTCTACAGGGAGAGCTAG